One Neomonachus schauinslandi chromosome 9, ASM220157v2, whole genome shotgun sequence DNA segment encodes these proteins:
- the AMN gene encoding protein amnionless, translating to MGALGRVLLWLQLCALTRAAYKLWVPNTDFEPAANWSQNRTPCAGAAIEFPTNKMVSVLVREGHSISDMLLPRDGEFVLASGAGFSAPDASRDPGCGAGAPALFLDPDRFSWHDPRLWRSGDAAQGLFSVDAERVPCRHDDVVFPSDASFRVGLGPGARPARVRSVRALGQTFTRDEDLAAFLASRAGRLRFHGPGALSVGPEACADPSGCVCGNAEVQPWICAALLQPLAGRCPPAACRDALRPEGQCCDLCGAIVSLTHGPTFDMERYRARLLQAFLPQHQGLQVAVSKVPRPPRPRGTAGAEADTEIQVVLAETGPQTGGAGRLARALLADVAEHGEALGVLSATARESGAPVGDGSAEGLDASGLRAELAGAVTAGLLLLLLTLVAGALLLRRAPRPTWSRRDEAAPAPVVAPLGFSNPVFDVAGCAEPVRRTPQPPAPKVENSSASRSYFINPLFAEAEA from the exons ATGGGCGCTCTGGGCCGGGTCCTGCTGTGGCTGCAGCTGTGCG CGCTGACCCGGGCCGCCTACAAACTCTGGGTCCCCAACACCGACTTCGAACCCGCCGCCAACTGGAGCCAGAACCGGACCCCGTGTGCGGGCGCCGCCATCGAGTTCCCCACAAACAAG ATGGTGTCAGTCCTGGTGCGAGAGGGTCACAGCATCTCGGACATG CTCCTGCCGCGGGACGGGGAATTCGTCCTGGCCTCGGGGGCCGGCTTCAGCGCCCCGGACGCCAGCAGGGACCCGGGCTGTGGCGCAG gcgcccccgcgcTCTTCCTCGACCCCGACCGCTTCTCGTGGCACGACCCGCGCCTCTGGCGCTCCGGGGACGCGGCGCAAGGCCTCTTCTCCGTGGACGCCGAGCGCGTGCCCTGCCGCCACGACGACGTCGTCTTCCCGTCCGACGCCTCCTTCCGAGTGGGCCTCGGCCCGGGCGCCCGCCCCGCGCGCGTCCGCAGCGTCCGGGCTCTGGGCCAG ACGTTCACGCGCGACGAGGACCTGGCTGCGTTCCTGGCGTCCCGCGCCGGCCGCCTGCGCTTCCACGGGCCGGGCGCTCTGAGCGTGGGCCCCGAGGCCTGCGCCGACCCGTCGGGCTGCGTCTGCGGCAACGCCGAG GTGCAGCCCTGGATCTGCGCGGCCCTGCTCCAGCCGCTGGCCGGTCGCTGCCCCCCGGCCGCCTGCCGTGACGCCCTCCGGCCCGAGGGGCAGTGCTGTGACCTCTGCG GAGCCATCGTGTCGCTGACCCACGGGCCCACCTTTGACATGGAGCGGTACCGGGCGCGGCTGCTGCAAGCCTTCCTG ccccagcaccagGGGCTGCAAGTGGCCGTGTCCAAGGTGCCGCGCCCGCCCCGGCCGCGCGGGACCGCAGGCGCGGAGGCGGACACGGAGATTCAGGTGGTGCTGGCAGAGACCGGGCCCCAGACGGGCGGTGCGGGGCGGCTGGCCCGTGCCCTCCTGGCGGATGTCGCCGAGCACG GCGAAGCCCTTGGGGTCCTGTCGGCGACCGCCCGGGAGTCGGGCGCGCCTGTCGGGGACGGCTCGGCGGAGGGGCTGGACGCTTCAGGTTTGCGCGCGGAGCTGGCGGGCGCAGTGACGGCCGGGCTGCTCCTGTTGCTGCTGACGCTGGTGGCGGGGGCGCTGCTTCTGCGCCGCGCTCCGAGGCCCAC GTGGAGTAGGCGCGACGAAGCGGCCCCCGCGCCCGTCGTGGCGCCCCTGGGCTTCTCCAACCCGGTGTTCGACGTGGCGGGCTGCGCGGAGCCGGTgag ACGCACCCCGCAGCCTCCCGCGCCGAAGGTGGAAAACAGCAGCGCCAGCCGCAGCTACTTCATTAACCCGCTTTTCGCGGAGGCGGAGGCCTGA